Proteins encoded together in one Salvelinus fontinalis isolate EN_2023a chromosome 6, ASM2944872v1, whole genome shotgun sequence window:
- the LOC129857580 gene encoding C-C chemokine receptor type 5-like, translated as MNITGYPVHTTARGNTTTIPFSSVSVENGNSSSYAYGTHFADAFEVTTYDYSDYDGGVCKYKPHGASFLPVLYSLFFILGFLGNVLVLWVILMGVKLCSMTDVCLVNLALADLLLVCTLPFLAHHATDQWVFGDVMCKVVLGAYHISFYSGIFFITLMSVDRYLAIVHAVYAMRARTRKYGAIAAVVTWLAGFLASFPEALFLKVEKHNEKENCRPVYDGHTWGIFGLFKMNTLGLLIPLVIMGFCYTQIVRRLLSCTSSKKQAIRLILIVVVVFFCCWTPYNMTSFFKALELSEVYSSCESSKAIRLTLQITEAMAYSHSCLNPILYVFVGQKFRRPLIRLINKAPCRMCQFMKNYLPRDFRASRTGSVYSQTTSVDERSTAV; from the exons ATGAATATCACTGGATATCCTGTTCACACCACGGCAAG GGGGAACACCACGACCATTCCCTTCAGCTCTGTGAGTGTTGAGAATGGGAATTCATCCAGTTATGCATATGG CACACATTTTGCAGACGCATTTGAAGTAACCACATACGACTATAGTGACTATGACGGTGGTGTTTGCAAGTACAAGCCACACGGAGCCAGCTTCCTGCCAGTGCTGTACTCCCTCTTCTTCATCCTGGGGTTTCTGGGGAACGTTCTGGTCTTGTGGGTCATCCTGATGGGGGTGAAACTATGCAGCATGACCGATGTGTGTCTCGTGAACCTGGCCTTGGCTGACCTGCTCCTGGTCTGCACCTTGCCTTTCCTGGCCCACCACGCTACAGATCAGTGGGTGTTTGGTGACGTCATGTGCAAAGTGGTACTCGGCGCCTACCACATTAGCTTCTACAGTGGCATCTTCTTCATCACCCTGATGAGTGTGGACAGGTACCTGGCCATAGTCCATGCTGTGTACGCCATGAGAGCCAGAACACGGAAGTACGGGGCCATCGCTGCTGTCGTGACCTGGCTGGCTGGATTCCTGGCCTCGTTTCCTGAGGCACTGTTTCTTAAAGTGGAGAAACACAACGAGAAAGAAAATTGTCGCCCTGTCTATGATGGACACACTTGGGGAATTTTTGGCCTTTTCAAAATGAACACACTTGGTCTGCTAATCCCCCTCGTCATCATGGGGTTTTGCTACACACAGATAGTGAGAAGGCTGCTCAGTTGTACATCCTCCAAAAAGCAGGCCATCAGACTCATTCTCATTGTGGTTGTGGTGTTTTTCTGCTGCTGGACTCCGTACAACATGACGTCATTTTTCAAGGCCTTGGAGTTAAGTGAGGTCTACTCAAGCTGTGAGAGTAGCAAAGCCATCAGACTCACTCTACAGATCACAGAGGCCATGGCCTACTCCCATAGCTGCCTGAATCCCATCCTCTATGTGTTTGTGGGGCAGAAGTTTAGAAGGCCTCTCATAAGACTGATAAACAAGGCTCCCTGCAGGATGTGTCAGTTCATGAAGAACTACCTGCCCCGGGACTTCAGAGCCTCGAGGACAGGATCTGTCTACTCACAGACCACCAGCGTGGACGAGAGGTCTACTGCCGTGTGA
- the LOC129857583 gene encoding LOW QUALITY PROTEIN: C-C chemokine receptor type 3-like (The sequence of the model RefSeq protein was modified relative to this genomic sequence to represent the inferred CDS: inserted 1 base in 1 codon) has translation MFPSPTLIPRHLVRGPLQETHTHTSACSMQQCKENSYLDHILLXKKLQSLVQKNRVEKKSRFPARLFQPAHTLSPEGRVQHSTCTSEKKRLGKMNTTEATSTDDYCGHDNYGSPCSTGTSLTQGSNYQPILFYLVFTLGLTGNSLVLWVLLKYMKLKTMTDICLLNLALSDLLLALSLPLWAYQAQGHEFEGDSPCKIMAGVYQVGFYSSILFVTLMSVDRYLAIVHAVAAMRARTLRYGALASIIVWVASISAALPEAIFVAAVRENDENSGTSCQRIYPEDTEKTWKLFRNFGENGVGLVLCLPIVVFCYISILTVLQRLRNSKKDRAMKLILAIVGVFVVSWVPYNVVVFLQTLQMFDIGNSCETSMHLDTAMEVTETIALAHCCVNPVIYAFVGEKFRKCLGTVLSRYPLCKKLSKHAMMSSRGSENETSNTPV, from the exons ATGTTTCCCTCACCCACACTCATTCCCAGACATTTAGTTAGAGGGCCATTACAGGAAACCCACACTCACACCTCAGCCTGCTCAATGCAGCAATGCAAAGAAAATAGTTATCTAGACCACATCTTAC GAAAAAAGTTGCAGTCATTGGTACAAAAGAATAGAGTAGAGAAAAAGAGTCGTTTCCCGGCCCGACTGTTTCAACCAGCACACACGTTGTCACCAGAGGGAAGGGTACAGCATTCAACCTGTACATCAGAAAAGAAGAGATTGGG TAAGATGAACACAACTGAGGCCACCAGCACAGACGATTACTGTGGCCATGACAACTATGGCAGCCCCTGTAGCACTGGCACCAGTCTAACCCAAGGGTCCAACTACCAGCCCATTCTCTTCTACCTGGTGTTCACCCTGGGTCTGACAGGCAACAGTCTGGTGCTCTGGGTCCTCCTCAAGTACATGAAACTGAAGACCATGACAGACATCTGTCTGCTGAACCTAGCACTATCTGACCTGCTCCtcgccctctctctgcctctctgggcCTACCAAGCCCAGGGCCATGAGTTTGAAGGGGACAGTCCGTGTAAGATCATGGCTGGTGTCTACCAGGTGGGCTTCTACAGCAGCATCCTGTTTGTGACCCTGATGAGTGTGGATCGCTACCTGGCCATCGTTCACGCCGTGGCCGCCATGAGGGCCAGGACGCTGCGCTACGGAGCGCTGGCGAGCATCATCGTCTGGGTAGCGTCCATCAGCGCTGCTCTCCCTGAGGCCATCTTCGTAGCGGCGGTGAGGGAGAATGACGAGAACAGTGGTACAAGTTGCCAGCGGATTTACCCAGAGGACACAGAGAAGACATGGAAGTTGTTCAGGAATTTTGGTGAAAACGGAGTGGGGCTCGTTCTATGTCTGCCCATAGTGGTCTTTTGTTACATCAGTATTCTCACTGTACTACAGAGGTTAAGGAACTCCAAAAAAGACAGGGCCATGAAACTGATATTGGCCATCGTGGGTGTGTTTGTAGTCTCCTGGGTCCCTTACAACGTTGTGGTTTTCCtccagacccttcagatgttTGACATTGGGAATAGCTGTGAGACTTCAATGCACCTTGATACAGCTATGGAGGTGACAGAAACCATAGCGCTGGCTCACTGCTGTGTCAACCCAGTCATTTATGCTTTTGTAGGAGAGAAATTCAGAAAGTGTTTGGGCACTGTGCTCTCTAGATATCCGCTGTGTAAAAAGCTCAGCAAACATGCAATGATGAGCAGCAGAGGATCAGAAAACGAGACTTCTAACACACCTGTGTGA
- the LOC129857581 gene encoding C-C chemokine receptor type 5-like encodes MPDKEMEQTTEYNYSSYYDDTEGLYISEPCNNANVKEFGRVFLPTLYSLVFIVGFIGNGLVVCVLVKFRSIRSMTDLCLFNLALSDLFFIISLPFWSHYATAAEWLLGDFMCRLVTGLYMLGFYGSIFFMVILTVDCYVVIVHAHKMPRFRSVRVGVTLSLFMWALSLCASLPTIIFTKVNNESGLTTCKPEYPEGSMWRQVSYLEMNVLGLLLPLSVMVICYSRIVPMLVNIKTTKKHKAIKLIIIIVVVFFCFWTPYNVVILLRYLETQSYFGDCTTHTNIDLAMQWTEVLAFTHCCLNPIIYAFAGQKFMSLVLKLLRKWMPMCFARPHVSGLSERNISVYSRSSEISSTKLL; translated from the exons ATGCCTG ACAAGGAAATGGAGCAAACAACAGAATACAACTATTCCTCCTACTACGATGATACAGAAGGGTTATATATATCAGAGCCCTGCAACAATGCCAATGTGAAGGAGTTTGGACGGGTGTTTCTGCctacactctacagcctggtctTCATCGTGGGCTTCATCGGTAACGGCCTGGTTGTCTGTGTCCTGGTGAAGTTTAGGAGTATCAGAAGCATGACAGACCTCTGTCTCTTCAACCTGGCTCTGTCTGACCTTTTCTTCATCATCTCCCTGCCTTTCTGGTCCCACTACGCCACCGCAGCCGAGTGGCTCCTGGGGGACTTTATGTGCCGACTGGTAACCGGACTGTACATGCTGGGGTTTTATGGCAGCATCTTCTTCATGGTGATCTTGACAGTGGATTGCTATGTGGTCATAGTCCACGCTCACAAAATGCCCAGGTTCAGATCAGTCAGAGTAGGggtcactctgtctctgttcaTGTGGGCTCTCAGTCTCTGTGCCTCTCTGCCTACAATCATCTTCACAAAAGTAAATAATGAGTCCGGGCTTACAACATGTAAACCAGAGTATCCAGAGGGTAGCATGTGGCGCCAGGTTTCTTATTTAGAGATGAATGTCTTGGGTCTACTTCTCCCGCTCTCCGTCATGGTGATCTGCTATTCCAGAATCGTTCCGATGTTAGTCAATATCAAAACCACCAAAAAGCACAAAGCCATCAAACTGATAATCATCATAGTAGTGGTCTTTTTCTGCTTTTGGACCCCATACAATGTGGTCATTCTCCTGCGTTATCTGGAGACCCAGAGCTATTTTGGGGACTGTACAACTCACACAAACATAGATCTGGCAATGCAGTGGACAGAGGTGCTGGCGTTCACACACTGTTGTTTGAATCCGATCATCTATGCCTTTGCAGGGCAGAAATtcatgagtcttgtcctgaaGTTACTAAGAAAATGGATGCCAATGTGCTTTGCCAGGCCTCATGTTAGTGGGTTGTCTGAACGAAATATCTCAGTCTATTCCAGGTCTTCTGAAATATCATCTACAAAACTGCTGTAG